One part of the Thermodesulfovibrio sp. 3462-1 genome encodes these proteins:
- the carB gene encoding carbamoyl-phosphate synthase large subunit yields MPKKTDIKKIMIIGSGPIIIGQACEFDYSGAQACKALKQEGYEVVLVNSNPATIMTDPSMADATYIEPLTAEILELIIEKERPDALLPTLGGQTALNLAVELGEAGILDKYSVELIGANLQAIKKAEDRELFKQAMTKIGLDVPRSATVHNLKEGLELIEWIGFPAILRPAFTLGGTGGGIAYNIEEFKELLERALKLSPISQVLVEESLLGWKEYELEVMRDRADNVVIICSIENFDPMGVHTGDSITVAPAQTLTDREYQVMRDSAIKAIREIGVDTGGSNIQFAVNPENGRMCIIEMNPRVSRSSALASKATGFPIAKIAAKLAIGYTLDEIPNDITRITPASFEPTLDYVVVKIPRFTFEKFPEANPVLTTQMKSVGEVMAIGRTFKEALGKAIRSLEIGSYGFEELNASDDEIRWRIKNPNAERIWYLAEALRRGFSIKEIYELSGIDPWFLNNIKEILEIENRLKTKELNYDLLFEAKQNGISDKRIAMLTEKKEEEIRQLRANLKIKPVYKLVDTCAAEFVAYTPYMYSCYEKEFYRLQPEATTFKNQTIVDADAPPTENKNKVIILGSGPNRIGQGIEFDYCCVHAVFGLKELGYETIMINCNPETVSTDYDTSDRLYFEPLTLEDVLHIIERERPLGVILQFGGQTPLKLAKALEAHGVNILGTKADAIDRAEDRKRFKELVDKLNLKQPPSGTAISLEEALRIANELGYPILVRPSYVLGGRAMEIVYDEESLRRYMREAVKASEDHPVLIDRYLEDAIEVDVDAISDGVDVIVAGIMQHIEEAGIHSGDSACSLPPYSLPEEIIEKIKEETISIAKELEVKGLMNVQYAVKDGEVYVLEVNPRASRTIPYVSKSIGIPLAAMASKIMVGKTLKELGLTSHIKMPYVTVKEAIFPFDKFPEVDVILGPEMKSTGEVMGIDEDFGLAYAKAQMSAMGKIPLSGKVFISVKDKDKALVVPIAKEFIELGFTVIATRGTARFLKERGLNVETINKLQEGRPHVLDLIKNRQIHFIINTVFGKQAQKDSMYIRRGALQYKIPYTTTISGANAIIKAIKRLKESKIKVKSIQEYHREVLE; encoded by the coding sequence ATGCCAAAGAAAACAGATATTAAAAAAATAATGATTATCGGTTCTGGTCCAATAATAATTGGTCAAGCTTGTGAATTTGATTACTCTGGTGCTCAAGCCTGTAAAGCTTTAAAGCAGGAAGGCTACGAAGTAGTGCTCGTAAATTCTAATCCCGCAACAATTATGACAGACCCTTCAATGGCTGATGCTACTTACATTGAACCTTTGACTGCAGAAATCCTTGAATTAATTATAGAGAAGGAAAGACCTGATGCTTTGCTTCCCACATTGGGTGGCCAGACTGCATTAAATCTTGCCGTAGAGCTTGGAGAGGCAGGAATCCTTGATAAATACTCTGTTGAGCTTATTGGAGCAAATCTACAGGCTATAAAAAAAGCAGAGGACAGAGAACTTTTTAAACAGGCAATGACAAAAATAGGGCTTGATGTCCCTCGCTCAGCAACAGTTCATAATTTAAAAGAAGGACTTGAACTAATTGAATGGATAGGTTTTCCTGCAATTTTAAGGCCTGCTTTTACTCTGGGTGGAACTGGAGGAGGAATCGCATACAACATAGAAGAGTTTAAAGAACTTCTTGAAAGAGCGCTTAAGCTGAGTCCTATTAGTCAGGTTCTTGTAGAAGAAAGTCTTCTTGGATGGAAAGAGTATGAGCTTGAGGTAATGAGAGATAGAGCAGACAATGTTGTTATAATCTGCTCAATTGAGAACTTTGATCCCATGGGTGTTCATACAGGAGACTCCATCACTGTTGCCCCGGCACAGACTCTAACAGACAGAGAATATCAAGTTATGCGTGACAGTGCCATTAAAGCAATAAGAGAGATAGGCGTTGACACAGGTGGAAGCAACATTCAGTTTGCAGTAAATCCTGAAAATGGAAGAATGTGTATAATAGAGATGAATCCAAGAGTATCCCGGAGTTCTGCTTTAGCAAGTAAGGCAACAGGATTTCCAATTGCAAAAATTGCGGCAAAACTTGCTATTGGATACACACTGGATGAAATTCCCAATGACATAACAAGAATAACACCTGCAAGCTTTGAACCTACCCTTGATTATGTGGTCGTTAAAATTCCAAGATTTACTTTTGAAAAATTTCCAGAGGCAAATCCTGTGCTTACAACCCAGATGAAATCAGTTGGAGAAGTAATGGCAATAGGAAGGACATTTAAAGAAGCACTTGGAAAGGCAATTCGTTCCCTTGAGATTGGCTCATACGGATTTGAAGAACTCAATGCTTCTGATGATGAAATAAGATGGAGAATTAAAAATCCTAATGCTGAAAGGATTTGGTACTTAGCAGAGGCTCTTCGTAGAGGATTCAGTATAAAGGAGATATATGAATTGAGCGGTATTGACCCATGGTTTTTAAACAACATAAAAGAAATCTTAGAGATTGAGAACAGACTGAAAACTAAAGAATTAAACTATGATCTTCTCTTTGAAGCTAAACAAAACGGCATTTCTGACAAAAGAATAGCAATGCTTACTGAAAAAAAAGAAGAAGAAATAAGGCAATTAAGAGCAAACCTTAAAATTAAACCAGTATACAAACTTGTTGATACCTGTGCAGCAGAGTTTGTAGCCTATACTCCCTATATGTATTCATGCTATGAAAAAGAATTTTATCGTCTTCAACCTGAAGCCACTACCTTTAAAAACCAAACCATAGTAGATGCTGATGCTCCTCCTACTGAAAATAAAAATAAAGTAATAATTCTTGGTTCAGGACCCAATAGAATCGGACAGGGAATTGAGTTTGACTACTGCTGTGTTCATGCAGTTTTTGGTTTAAAAGAGCTTGGATACGAAACAATAATGATAAACTGTAATCCAGAGACAGTGAGCACTGATTATGATACTTCAGACAGACTTTATTTTGAACCACTAACACTCGAGGATGTTTTACATATTATTGAAAGAGAAAGACCTCTTGGAGTGATACTGCAATTCGGAGGTCAGACTCCTTTAAAACTTGCAAAGGCTCTTGAAGCTCATGGTGTAAATATTCTTGGAACAAAGGCTGATGCCATCGACAGAGCTGAGGACAGAAAAAGATTTAAAGAGTTGGTGGATAAATTAAATCTAAAACAGCCTCCAAGTGGAACAGCCATATCCCTTGAAGAAGCTTTAAGAATAGCAAATGAACTTGGATATCCCATTCTTGTAAGACCATCATATGTGCTTGGTGGAAGAGCTATGGAGATTGTTTATGATGAAGAATCATTGCGTAGATATATGAGAGAGGCAGTAAAAGCCTCAGAAGACCATCCAGTGCTAATTGATAGATATCTTGAAGATGCCATTGAGGTGGATGTTGATGCAATCTCCGATGGAGTTGATGTGATTGTGGCAGGTATAATGCAGCACATTGAAGAAGCAGGAATTCATTCTGGAGACTCTGCTTGCTCACTTCCTCCTTACAGTCTTCCAGAAGAGATAATTGAAAAAATTAAAGAAGAAACCATTTCAATTGCAAAGGAACTTGAAGTAAAAGGATTGATGAATGTTCAGTATGCTGTAAAAGATGGAGAGGTTTATGTTTTAGAAGTAAATCCCCGTGCGTCAAGAACAATTCCCTATGTCAGCAAAAGCATCGGAATTCCTCTTGCAGCAATGGCATCAAAGATTATGGTTGGCAAAACATTAAAGGAACTTGGACTTACAAGTCATATAAAAATGCCCTATGTTACAGTGAAAGAGGCGATCTTTCCATTTGATAAATTCCCTGAAGTGGATGTTATTCTCGGTCCTGAGATGAAATCAACTGGTGAAGTAATGGGAATAGATGAAGACTTTGGACTTGCTTATGCCAAGGCTCAGATGAGTGCAATGGGTAAAATTCCTTTAAGTGGAAAAGTATTTATAAGTGTTAAGGATAAAGATAAAGCTCTTGTTGTTCCTATTGCAAAGGAGTTTATAGAACTTGGTTTTACAGTGATTGCCACTCGTGGAACTGCCAGATTTTTGAAAGAAAGAGGATTAAATGTAGAAACTATAAATAAACTTCAAGAGGGTCGTCCCCATGTCCTTGATTTAATAAAAAACAGACAGATTCATTTTATAATAAACACGGTTTTTGGAAAGCAAGCTCAAAAGGACTCAATGTATATAAGAAGAGGAGCATTGCAATATAAAATTCCTTACACCACAACCATTTCAGGAGCTAACGCAATTATTAAAGCCATAAAACGGCTTAAAGAAAGTAAAATTAAAGTAAAATCAATACAGGAATACCACAGGGAGGTGCTCGAGTGA
- a CDS encoding lipoate--protein ligase family protein: MKKKNKLKSCRMLIRFIEFQEHDPSLNMAVDEAISIFVRKGKVLPTFRLYGWNKKAITIGEFQKIEEINQAFCIASGIPVIRRPTGGKGILHYDDITYSFSCRKEGKFRGNLFQTYEILSHLFAKAFNLTGIHVEFKKEKRTVNKSSLCFARSSFGELCFKNVKIIGSAQKRWVNGFLQQGTIPVTVNRDLLKKVFLCNTEEVNTIFGIKELFDSFEIDIFQENIKKALKDDGFEIVVENLQQEELALAQILQKNYQSLCNKTEMQQRQPCLYKYEQTE; the protein is encoded by the coding sequence TTGAAGAAGAAAAATAAGCTCAAATCCTGTAGAATGCTCATTCGCTTTATTGAGTTTCAGGAACATGACCCCAGCTTGAACATGGCAGTTGATGAAGCAATTAGTATTTTTGTACGTAAAGGCAAAGTTTTACCCACTTTTAGACTTTATGGATGGAATAAAAAAGCAATAACAATCGGAGAATTTCAAAAAATTGAGGAGATTAATCAAGCCTTTTGCATTGCCAGTGGAATTCCAGTTATTAGAAGACCAACTGGAGGCAAGGGCATTTTACATTATGACGATATTACATATAGCTTTTCCTGCAGAAAAGAAGGAAAATTTCGAGGAAATCTTTTTCAAACTTATGAAATTTTAAGTCACCTATTTGCAAAAGCTTTCAATTTAACAGGAATCCATGTTGAGTTTAAAAAAGAAAAAAGAACTGTAAATAAAAGCTCTTTGTGTTTTGCTCGTTCTTCTTTTGGAGAGTTATGTTTTAAAAATGTAAAGATTATTGGTTCTGCTCAGAAAAGATGGGTTAATGGTTTTCTTCAGCAAGGAACAATTCCTGTGACAGTTAATAGAGATTTATTAAAAAAAGTTTTTTTGTGTAATACAGAAGAAGTAAATACAATTTTTGGTATAAAAGAATTATTTGATAGTTTTGAGATTGATATTTTTCAGGAAAATATTAAGAAGGCTCTGAAGGATGATGGTTTTGAGATTGTTGTTGAGAATCTTCAGCAAGAGGAGCTTGCTCTGGCTCAGATTTTACAGAAAAATTATCAATCCTTATGTAATAAGACAGAAATGCAGCAAAGACAACCATGCTTATATAAATATGAGCAAACTGAATGA
- a CDS encoding dihydroorotase, whose protein sequence is MIIKIYNAYIIDPFTGTEGIADILIENGIISRLILKPSALNLQHEKKPSALNFQHDIIEIDARELYVFPGLIDMHTHLREPGYEYKETIRTGTLAAVKGGFTSVCCMANTNPVNDNPEVTYYILAKAKEEGSCDVYPVGAITKRLKGEELSEMAMLRQAGCIAFSDDGMPVMNAMIMRRALEYSKAVDAPIISHCEDLFLSENGAMNEGKLSFYMGLKGIPKAAEEVMVARDIILCKHFRSPLHIAHVSTKGSVELIKRAKQEGVPVTAETCPHYFTLTEEAVRDYNTNAKVNPPLRTEQDIEAIKEALIEGVIDVIATDHAPHSLDDKNTPFQEAANGISGLETALALSLKLVHNKVLTLRQLIEKFTLNPSKILKINKSGIKEKAEADLIVVDINREWTVKKDEFASMGKNTPFEGWKLKGKVLMTVKGKKVFKMWQEDK, encoded by the coding sequence TTGATTATTAAAATCTACAACGCTTACATAATTGACCCCTTTACTGGCACAGAAGGTATTGCTGATATATTGATTGAAAATGGAATCATTTCCAGATTAATTCTTAAGCCTTCAGCCTTAAACCTTCAGCATGAAAAAAAGCCTTCAGCCTTAAACTTTCAGCATGACATTATAGAAATAGATGCCCGAGAACTATATGTTTTCCCTGGTCTCATTGATATGCATACCCACTTAAGAGAACCAGGCTATGAATACAAAGAAACCATTCGCACAGGAACTCTTGCTGCTGTAAAAGGTGGTTTTACCTCTGTGTGTTGCATGGCAAATACTAATCCTGTAAATGATAATCCAGAAGTTACATACTACATTCTTGCTAAAGCAAAAGAAGAAGGTAGTTGCGATGTGTATCCAGTAGGAGCCATTACAAAGAGACTTAAAGGTGAAGAACTTTCTGAAATGGCAATGCTGAGGCAGGCAGGCTGTATTGCTTTCTCAGATGATGGCATGCCTGTAATGAATGCAATGATAATGAGAAGAGCTCTTGAGTATTCTAAAGCAGTAGATGCCCCGATTATATCCCACTGTGAAGATCTATTTTTAAGTGAGAATGGAGCAATGAATGAAGGAAAACTTTCCTTTTATATGGGACTTAAAGGAATCCCGAAGGCAGCAGAAGAAGTTATGGTAGCAAGGGATATAATTTTATGCAAACACTTTCGTTCACCTTTACACATTGCCCATGTATCAACTAAAGGCTCTGTTGAGTTAATAAAAAGAGCAAAACAAGAAGGAGTGCCTGTGACAGCAGAGACCTGTCCCCATTACTTTACTCTTACTGAAGAGGCAGTGAGAGATTACAATACCAATGCAAAGGTAAATCCTCCATTACGCACAGAACAAGATATAGAAGCAATAAAAGAAGCACTCATTGAAGGAGTAATTGATGTAATAGCCACAGATCATGCACCGCATAGCCTTGATGATAAAAATACTCCCTTTCAGGAAGCAGCAAATGGAATTTCAGGGCTTGAAACAGCTTTAGCTTTGAGCCTTAAACTGGTACATAACAAAGTTTTAACTTTAAGACAACTAATTGAAAAATTTACTTTAAACCCCTCAAAGATATTAAAGATAAATAAATCTGGAATCAAAGAAAAAGCAGAGGCAGATTTAATAGTTGTTGATATAAACAGAGAATGGACTGTAAAAAAAGATGAATTTGCCTCAATGGGGAAAAATACTCCTTTTGAAGGCTGGAAACTTAAAGGAAAGGTTCTTATGACTGTAAAAGGTAAAAAAGTTTTTAAGATGTGGCAGGAGGATAAATGA
- the carA gene encoding glutamine-hydrolyzing carbamoyl-phosphate synthase small subunit, producing the protein MKKAMLVLKDGTVFEGYSFGAEGESIGEVVFNTSMTGYQEILTDPSYKGQIVVMTYTQIGNYGVNDEDVESYGGPKVEGFVVREYKDYPSNWRAERSLEEYLKKYGIVGIQGIDTRALTKHLRDKGAQMGILSTEDLDPVSLYKKVLAHPDISEIDHVSAMMCKEPYMYFNKEGAPLCVVYDYGVKLSILRNLKRVGFSVYVVPGKTPAEYVLEMNPSCVMLSNGPGDPQILSYALENVKKIIGKKPLFGICLGHQLLGLALGGRTYKLKFGHHGGNHPVKDLKTGRISITAQNHNYCVDIASLKDQVRLTHKNLYDGTEEGMEHVEYPIFSVQHHPEAGPGPNDALDVFERFMEIVKTS; encoded by the coding sequence ATGAAAAAAGCAATGCTGGTTCTAAAAGATGGAACAGTGTTTGAAGGATACTCCTTTGGAGCAGAGGGAGAATCCATTGGAGAAGTTGTTTTTAATACATCCATGACCGGTTATCAGGAAATACTAACTGATCCTTCATATAAGGGACAGATTGTGGTAATGACCTATACTCAAATAGGAAATTACGGAGTAAATGATGAAGATGTAGAATCTTATGGAGGACCAAAAGTTGAAGGATTTGTTGTGAGAGAATATAAAGATTATCCAAGTAACTGGAGAGCAGAGCGAAGTCTCGAAGAGTATCTTAAAAAATATGGCATTGTAGGAATTCAGGGAATTGATACCAGAGCATTGACAAAACATCTAAGGGACAAAGGTGCCCAGATGGGAATTTTATCAACAGAAGACCTTGATCCTGTAAGCTTATATAAAAAAGTTCTTGCCCATCCAGATATCTCAGAGATTGACCATGTCAGTGCTATGATGTGTAAAGAGCCTTACATGTACTTCAATAAAGAGGGGGCACCTCTGTGTGTGGTTTATGACTATGGAGTAAAACTGAGCATACTCCGAAATTTAAAAAGAGTCGGATTTTCCGTCTATGTTGTCCCCGGAAAAACACCTGCTGAATATGTTCTTGAGATGAATCCTTCATGTGTGATGTTAAGCAATGGTCCTGGAGACCCTCAAATTCTCTCTTACGCATTGGAAAATGTTAAAAAAATTATAGGAAAAAAACCTCTATTCGGAATCTGTCTTGGTCATCAGCTTTTAGGACTTGCTCTGGGAGGAAGGACATACAAACTTAAATTCGGTCATCATGGAGGCAATCATCCAGTAAAGGACTTAAAAACAGGAAGAATTTCCATTACAGCTCAAAATCACAACTACTGTGTTGATATTGCAAGTCTTAAAGATCAGGTAAGGCTGACTCATAAAAACCTTTATGATGGAACAGAAGAAGGAATGGAGCATGTGGAGTATCCAATTTTCTCGGTTCAGCATCATCCTGAAGCAGGACCAGGACCAAATGATGCCCTTGATGTATTTGAAAGATTTATGGAAATCGTAAAAACATCGTGA
- the purH gene encoding bifunctional phosphoribosylaminoimidazolecarboxamide formyltransferase/IMP cyclohydrolase: MIKRALISVSDKRGLIDFAKELVQLGVEIISTGGTAKILREANINVIDVSEYTGFPEIMDGRIKTLHPLIHGGILARRDNKNDIDSMEKLGIKPIDIVVVNLYPFESVTKKHLLQPSALSLQQFLEEAIENIDIGGPTLLRAAAKNYKDVIVIVDPDDYPSIIEDLKKGEASIEKRFELAKKVFSHTARYDALIADYFDKISSSAFNTQPSGFREDWILLLRMVQTLRYGENPHQKAALYALNETPSLIDAEVLQGKEMSFNNYLDTHSAVLLASEFEEPVCVIVKHNNPCGVAIAENPLDAYKRAFECDPVSAFGGIIAFNRVVDKTTAEEIVQTFYEVIIAPGFDEESLKIFSKKKNLRLLKFPALSDKIKPSGFDLKRIIGGFIVQQWDTLEDEFAQAKIVTKRKPTEDEWRALKFAWKVCKHVKSNAIVYAREDRTVGLGIGQTSRVFSAKIGAMHALSSLKGTVVASDGFFPFRDNIDVLAQNGVTAIIQPGGSVRDQEVIDAADQYGMAMVFTGIRHFRH, encoded by the coding sequence GTGATAAAAAGAGCATTAATAAGTGTATCTGACAAAAGGGGATTAATAGATTTTGCAAAGGAACTTGTTCAGCTTGGGGTGGAGATTATTTCCACAGGTGGAACGGCAAAAATTTTAAGGGAAGCTAATATAAATGTAATAGATGTCTCAGAGTATACAGGATTTCCTGAAATTATGGATGGAAGGATAAAAACCCTTCATCCACTTATTCACGGTGGAATACTTGCAAGAAGGGACAATAAAAATGACATAGATTCAATGGAAAAGCTTGGAATTAAACCTATTGACATAGTTGTTGTCAATCTCTATCCATTTGAATCTGTTACAAAAAAACATTTACTTCAGCCTTCAGCACTGAGCCTTCAGCAATTTTTAGAAGAAGCAATAGAAAACATTGACATTGGCGGACCTACCCTTCTGAGGGCTGCTGCTAAAAACTACAAAGATGTGATAGTTATTGTTGACCCTGATGATTATCCTTCCATAATTGAGGATCTTAAAAAGGGAGAAGCTTCTATTGAGAAAAGATTTGAACTTGCAAAGAAGGTCTTTTCTCACACGGCAAGATATGATGCCTTAATTGCTGATTATTTTGATAAAATCAGCTCTTCAGCCTTCAACACTCAACCTTCAGGTTTTAGAGAAGACTGGATATTGCTATTAAGAATGGTGCAAACATTGAGATACGGAGAAAATCCTCATCAGAAAGCTGCACTTTATGCATTGAATGAAACACCATCATTGATAGATGCAGAAGTATTACAGGGCAAAGAAATGTCCTTTAATAACTATCTTGACACTCATTCAGCAGTGCTTTTAGCTTCGGAATTTGAAGAACCTGTCTGTGTAATTGTAAAACACAATAACCCCTGCGGAGTTGCTATTGCTGAAAATCCTCTGGATGCTTATAAAAGAGCCTTTGAATGTGATCCTGTAAGTGCTTTTGGTGGAATAATTGCTTTTAACAGAGTTGTAGATAAAACCACAGCAGAAGAAATTGTTCAAACTTTTTATGAAGTTATTATTGCGCCTGGATTTGATGAAGAATCATTGAAAATTTTTTCAAAAAAGAAAAATCTGAGATTACTGAAATTTCCAGCTCTTTCTGATAAAATTAAACCATCAGGTTTTGATTTAAAGAGAATTATCGGTGGATTCATAGTCCAGCAGTGGGATACTCTTGAGGATGAATTTGCTCAGGCTAAGATTGTAACAAAAAGAAAGCCCACAGAGGATGAATGGCGAGCTTTGAAATTTGCATGGAAGGTTTGCAAACATGTAAAATCAAATGCTATTGTCTATGCAAGAGAGGACAGAACAGTGGGGCTTGGCATTGGTCAGACAAGCAGAGTATTTTCAGCAAAGATAGGTGCCATGCATGCCTTGAGTTCATTAAAAGGAACTGTTGTTGCATCTGATGGATTCTTCCCATTCAGAGATAACATTGATGTCCTTGCTCAGAATGGAGTCACAGCTATAATTCAGCCAGGTGGCTCTGTTAGAGATCAGGAAGTAATTGATGCAGCAGACCAATATGGTATGGCAATGGTATTTACAGGAATAAGACATTTCAGACACTAA
- a CDS encoding aspartate carbamoyltransferase catalytic subunit, protein MKDLVGIKELSRQDIEEILNAAKAFKEVLQRDIKKVPTLRGKTAINLFFEPSTRTRTSFELAEKRLSLDVLNFSVSTSSVVKGETLYDTLKTIEAYNVDYIVIRHSCSGAAKFVANHTPASVINAGDGTNEHPTQALLDAFSILEIKGRLDGLKIAIVGDIIHSRVARSNLYLLSQFDTEIRFVGPPTLIPEHAPDNVKIFYDLKEGIKDADVVMLLRIQLERQNAAFIPSLKEYFHVWGVKKDAFSYIKDDAIIMHPGPMNRGVEISTEIADSPHSIILRQVTNGIATRMAVIYLLTPREV, encoded by the coding sequence ATGAAAGATCTTGTAGGAATAAAAGAGCTTTCAAGGCAGGACATTGAGGAAATCCTCAATGCCGCTAAGGCCTTTAAAGAGGTTCTTCAGAGAGACATCAAAAAAGTTCCCACCCTCAGGGGCAAGACAGCAATCAATCTCTTCTTTGAACCATCAACAAGAACACGCACATCATTTGAACTGGCAGAAAAACGCTTAAGCCTTGATGTGCTTAATTTTTCTGTAAGCACAAGCAGTGTTGTAAAGGGAGAGACCCTTTATGATACATTGAAAACCATTGAGGCATACAATGTTGACTATATTGTTATAAGACATTCCTGTTCAGGAGCCGCAAAGTTTGTAGCAAATCATACGCCAGCCTCTGTCATAAATGCAGGAGATGGAACAAATGAGCATCCCACTCAGGCATTACTGGATGCTTTCAGCATTCTTGAGATTAAAGGCAGACTTGATGGACTTAAAATCGCCATTGTGGGAGATATAATTCACAGCAGAGTTGCCCGTTCAAACCTTTATCTTTTAAGCCAGTTTGACACTGAGATAAGGTTTGTTGGTCCTCCTACTCTTATCCCAGAGCATGCACCTGATAATGTGAAAATTTTTTATGACCTTAAAGAAGGTATAAAAGATGCTGATGTTGTTATGCTTCTCAGGATTCAGCTTGAAAGACAGAATGCGGCATTTATACCATCATTAAAAGAGTATTTTCATGTCTGGGGGGTCAAAAAGGATGCTTTCTCATACATTAAAGATGACGCAATTATTATGCATCCAGGTCCGATGAACAGAGGAGTTGAGATTTCCACAGAAATAGCAGACAGTCCCCATTCAATAATTCTAAGGCAGGTAACAAACGGAATTGCTACGAGAATGGCTGTCATTTATCTTTTAACTCCAAGGGAGGTATAG
- a CDS encoding CooT family nickel-binding protein: MCEANAYVIKNGQEEIYLESVDILRPEGNQIYLRNIFGEQKVFKGKIKEMSLLNHKIILEEEK; encoded by the coding sequence ATGTGTGAGGCAAATGCATATGTTATCAAAAATGGACAGGAGGAGATTTATTTAGAGAGTGTTGATATACTGAGACCTGAAGGCAATCAGATATATCTTCGGAATATATTTGGAGAGCAAAAGGTTTTTAAAGGCAAAATTAAAGAGATGTCTTTACTGAATCATAAGATTATTCTTGAAGAAGAAAAATAA
- a CDS encoding DUF3842 family protein, with the protein MIKIAVIDGQGGGIGSFIIKSLREAFGDKIEILALGTNAAATANMMKCKANKGASGENAIAWNVKKVDVIIGPLSILVANAMMGELTSKMAEAVGSSSAKKILLPINQEGIEVIGVVKEPLPHLVEKLILHIREEFNV; encoded by the coding sequence ATGATTAAAATTGCTGTGATTGATGGACAGGGTGGAGGAATTGGTAGTTTTATTATTAAATCTCTCAGGGAAGCCTTTGGAGATAAAATAGAAATCCTGGCACTTGGAACAAACGCAGCAGCTACAGCAAATATGATGAAGTGTAAAGCCAACAAAGGAGCTTCTGGTGAAAATGCCATTGCATGGAATGTTAAAAAAGTTGATGTTATAATAGGTCCCTTAAGTATCCTTGTGGCAAATGCAATGATGGGAGAGCTGACTTCAAAGATGGCTGAGGCAGTAGGAAGCAGTTCAGCAAAAAAAATCTTATTACCAATTAATCAGGAAGGCATTGAAGTTATTGGGGTTGTAAAAGAACCCCTTCCACATCTTGTGGAAAAATTAATCCTTCATATAAGGGAGGAGTTCAATGTGTGA
- the pyrR gene encoding bifunctional pyr operon transcriptional regulator/uracil phosphoribosyltransferase PyrR: protein MEKELLNEQEIERILTRITHEILEKNKGAENICLIGIVTGGVYLAERIKNKIKETEGVDVPLGILDISFYRDDINISKKRKPIKPSNIPFSIEGKNVILVDDVLFTGRSTRAAMDALMDFGRPAQIQLAVLIDRGHRELPIMANYTGKYIPTSRDEKIKVNFKEIAGKDSVLLIKQ from the coding sequence ATGGAAAAAGAACTTCTCAATGAACAAGAAATAGAAAGAATTCTTACAAGGATAACTCACGAAATATTGGAGAAGAATAAAGGTGCTGAAAATATCTGTCTGATAGGAATTGTTACAGGAGGGGTATATCTTGCGGAAAGAATCAAAAATAAGATAAAAGAGACTGAAGGTGTTGATGTGCCCTTAGGTATTCTTGATATATCCTTTTACAGAGATGATATAAATATTTCAAAAAAACGAAAACCAATAAAACCTTCTAATATCCCATTCAGCATAGAGGGTAAAAATGTTATTCTCGTTGACGATGTGCTTTTCACAGGAAGATCAACAAGAGCAGCAATGGATGCATTGATGGACTTTGGAAGACCAGCTCAGATACAGCTTGCTGTACTAATTGATAGAGGGCACAGAGAACTTCCAATTATGGCTAATTACACAGGTAAATATATTCCCACTTCAAGGGATGAAAAAATAAAGGTAAATTTTAAAGAAATTGCGGGTAAAGACTCAGTGTTATTAATCAAACAATGA